The nucleotide sequence AATCTGTGCAGCCGGAATAATAATCCGGATGACATCGTTTTCATACCCAGCAAGGCTCGCTGTGACAAGTACTACATTTGCATGGATGGTCTTCCTCAAGTCCAGAACTGCACAAGTGGCCTGCAGTACAATCCAAGCACTCAGAGCTGCGATTTCCCCTCGAAAGTCAACTGCACGgtgcgtgtttttttttatctgaaGTTTTCTGGGAGCCACATAAAAACCTATTCATTTCATTCAGGTGGAGAGCCTTCAACGGAATATCCTGCCCTTTGCCCGAGCTCCGCCACGTCTCGCCGACATTGAGTGTCCATCGGAGGGCGCCCACTTTATTGCCCACCAGAAGCGTCAGGATGCGTACTACTACTGCCTGAATGGACGTGGAGTCACCTTGGACTGCACACCCGGCCTGGTGTTCGATGCCAAGCGCGAGGAGTGCCGTGAACCACACCTCGTGGGCTTCTAGTTACTCGAAATAAAGATCCAATACGATTTCAAACAAACGAATGCCTTTATAATACTCGTACTATGAAAAGAAAAGCTTGACAGATTATGTTAATGGGTCTTAAATAAGGCATCCACTTATTTTTTACAATCATCTTAAACCTaccaattgattgattgaacTTGTTGCAAGGGAAATTTACGTTAAAAAGCTATTTGAATACATATTCAAATAAccactttattttaaaatcatacTATTCGGACATAAAACTTTAGTTGAAGTGGActaagtaataaataaatattaaataaattttcaacgaattagcttaatcatttaaaaatcgaaacatctttaGTACTTTTGtcacaaaaacaatttttattcaGATCAACCATGTTACATGCCCACATTCTGGGGTTCACGACACTCCTGAACCGTGGGGTCGTACCAAAGACCCGCCGAACAATCCAGAACCAGACCATGTCCATCCACGCAATAGTAATAGGCATCTCGTCGAGACTCATGGACATAGAAATGGACCCCGGATGGGGGGCAGATTCCTACAGTAGTAACGGGTGAAAGTCGTGAAAGTTGCTGCACTTTTCTTTCCACTGCTGGgatctaaaaaataaaagggttATGCAACTATTTCCCTTAGGAGTGTACTGTTGTTCTTAACCCACCTGACAGTCCGACTTAGATGGAATATCGCAGCAATCGCATTTGGTACTAAAGTGGAGGCCAGCAGTGCAGGTTTGCTCCCTGGGAATTCCGTTGCCGCAGATGAAGTACTTCTGGCAGGAAACCTTGCTGGGAACATAGCGCAAATGATACGCATTGGAGTAGATGGAGCACTCGGACTCCACGCAATCGACATTTTGGGGGAAATCACAGCGATCTGTGGCAGAGTTGTATTGAAGGCCATCCTGGCATTGCCGTAGAACGGGTTTTCCGTAGTAGCACAGCACGTACCTCGTACAGGTTCTCTGGTAACTGAAGGTGCTGAAATTGAAAGCCTCGCAGGTGGGCAGACAATCAGCGTCACCAGGATGTACACAGCTTTGGGTATTTGCATTGAACTCATAAGGCCATTCGCATTGCAGTTCTATGGCTTGTCCAgctaaatattataaataaacatattatgATAAAGATTCCAAAATATAAAGATCTTAAGCTCCAAACTCACAGCGACAAAGGTAGTACCTATTACAGTCCCCCACAAATGGTAGAAACACATTATCTGCCACATTTCCGCAGATACTCAAGTTGCCCGTAATTAGACCATATTCCAGACCGGAAGTAGTTGAATCCGTTTCTAGGGTGCTATCTGTTGTTCCAGAAACGTCCAAGTCTTTGGGTCTTGCTCCAAAAACACCGCAAAATATGCAGATAAAGTACCATATTACTTCtgcaaaacagaaaaattataatagttttgTATTCCAACTTCTGAACCGCACACCTCCACTCATTGTCAGATTTTTATTCAACTGAATCTCTTCCCTTGTGAAAATGTACCTTTATAAGGTTCAAGCCTCAGATTATCTTATCACTATATCGATGTAAACATTGCAAACAACTGGCAAATGAATTGGTGGGAAAGGCGATGACTCTTGGAAGTCTAAATTTGGATCACCATATTCACAGCAGGTTCACCTAAATCATCATGCAATTGATGTACATTTACTTTAACACAGGGGTTTATATTTATaactatatttttatgaattaatttaaatttttttttgaaaatgcttCTGTTACAATTACAacgaaaaaatgttttaagcatgttttcaatttaattgttaCCTTCCTTTTCTAAACATAAAAAAAGTTTCCTTTGTAGACTTTCATATTAATGTGGAAAAGCTTGTCGGCTGTTTCTAAAAACTCTACACGAACACGAAAAcgattcaaaatattttcgttttcggcACATCGTTTCAGTTGAAATTTGGGCATCTCTTTGTGCGCACAGCTCATCGCTCGGAGGATTCGAATATACGATTAAAAGGTAGCATTTTCAAGTATAATATATGTGGTGTATTGTGGTGTACATTTTCATAAGTGCACTTGTTAGTTTTGTCTTCAAAAATGCCAAGATGACTGACACTATTCTAactgaaaaataatttaacaaagaGCCATTTATTTATAGACAGTGCCTTGCGATGGGCCTTTGTTTGTATTGAGAAAATAATCAACGTGCACGATATACATAACACCAAGTATTCCCTCTTCTCCTCAGGAACCCAGAAAATGGTCAACGAACTGAATAGGCCTCAAAATGGGGACAATGCCGCCTTGAGCGAGGTAAGCTGGAGTCTTCGGGAAATTGCAAAACTCTTAGTATTTAAgtgttttaaaacaataagAAAACACAGTCAgtaaagttaaataaataccGTGACACATTCTTTTTAGACAACAAAATGAATGAGTCACACCAATAAGCCTACAGTCTCTAGATGTTTCagttgaaatgaaatttaagtACGAAGCTTTTTCTATACCAGTGAGCTAAAAAATAgagttttttaataataatatacaaaatCATTTTTCTTTTGATGCCCTAATGTAGTCTTTGAACTATGATGTTTTTAAACCAATTTTTTCATTATTGAAGCTTTCAAAActaattatttgtattttttaagcGCCTAGCTGCTTCCAACAGACAGCTGCAAGAGATGCAGGAGGAGCACCGCCAGTTGCTTGAGGAGATGGAGACACTGCGCTTACGAGCCGCTGAGCTGACCCTTCTGAATGCCCAGCGCCGACAAGTGCGGCAGTCcaccgaggaggaggaggttcAGTCCCACGTTGAATCCTCATCGGAGACAGTAACAGTTGCTTCATCCGCCAGTGCTTCTGGAGAGTTCACAAACCGGGAAGAGGCACCATCTGGTGAGGAAGAGGGCGGGGAGGACAAAGAGGAGCAGGCCAGTTATCTGCAGGAGAAGCTAAACGAGATCGCCAACCTGAAGGCGCAGTTTAAGCGCGTGCAGAACATGGTGGACACCACCAAGATGATCGAGGAGCACATGTCCTCCAGGCAAACGGTACAGGTCCAGAGCTCCACCTCCGTTCAGACCAGCAGGCAGACCACCTCGTCAGAAGTCCGAGTGGCCAGCGAGGCCGTAGAGAGTGCCCAAGAAGAGAATCCATCGACCTCGTCGAGTGCTCCCGATAACGCCGAGCTCCTGAATTCCATGCTTAACATGTTCACGGACTTCACCAGTGATCTACGCGGTCAAGCGGTGGGACTCCGGGCGGAGAGGGATCGGATTCGTGCGCTCAAGGAGGACATCATCCAGCGCAAGCAGGGAAAGTAGGCACGTCCAAACTTGAAAGGGAAAATGGCTCTAGTCATATAATGTTTATTATCCAAGGAACATATTATAAAGTAATctccaaataaataattatccTTAAAAGATATCAAATTACCAAGTAACGTTAGTTTATCTACAccaaaagcatttaaaatactttttacagatatacattttatttta is from Drosophila melanogaster chromosome 3L and encodes:
- the CG10140 gene encoding uncharacterized protein, whose protein sequence is MSGEVIWYFICIFCGVFGARPKDLDVSGTTDSTLETDSTTSGLEYGLITGNLSICGNVADNVFLPFVGDCNRYYLCRSGQAIELQCEWPYEFNANTQSCVHPGDADCLPTCEAFNFSTFSYQRTCTRYVLCYYGKPVLRQCQDGLQYNSATDRCDFPQNVDCVESECSIYSNAYHLRYVPSKVSCQKYFICGNGIPREQTCTAGLHFSTKCDCCDIPSKSDCQIPAVERKVQQLSRLSPVTTVGICPPSGVHFYVHESRRDAYYYCVDGHGLVLDCSAGLWYDPTVQECREPQNVGM
- the CG14109 gene encoding uncharacterized protein, isoform A; this translates as MVNELNRPQNGDNAALSERLAASNRQLQEMQEEHRQLLEEMETLRLRAAELTLLNAQRRQVRQSTEEEEVQSHVESSSETVTVASSASASGEFTNREEAPSGEEEGGEDKEEQASYLQEKLNEIANLKAQFKRVQNMVDTTKMIEEHMSSRQTVQVQSSTSVQTSRQTTSSEVRVASEAVESAQEENPSTSSSAPDNAELLNSMLNMFTDFTSDLRGQAVGLRAERDRIRALKEDIIQRKQGK